From a single Ornithodoros turicata isolate Travis chromosome 8, ASM3712646v1, whole genome shotgun sequence genomic region:
- the LOC135366930 gene encoding polypeptide N-acetylgalactosaminyltransferase 1-like — protein MSDIVATTMPRVLPRLDRRLKRCSALVALSVMLCAFFLVVTLHQTGLEDDDADVRRWIRRSAHHKEYIDRRGIHVIVGHYMGKDMPWETTPNLTDEILNANEFSPVKNAGENGQAVFALPHENAKMKTLFHVNRFNLLVSDKIALNRSLPDVRKKTCKKMPFNSSDLPDTSVIIVFHNEAWSTLLRTVHSVINRSPRRLLREIILVDDASERRFLKRPLDSYVSKLPVPSRVIRAINRTGLIRARLLGARVAKGRALTFLDAHCECTKGWLEPLLARVAEDKTRVVCPVIDIIHDETFAFIRSFEMHWGAFNWELHFRWFPVSERELKRRKGIPTEPIKTPVMAGGLFTIDRDYFYDLGSYDDQMNIWGGENMELSFRVWQCGGSVEIVPCSHVAHLFRRSSPYSFPHPSGVGGILYNNLARVANVWMDDWAAFYFNMNREANKIGRKQDVSARRELRQRLRCKSFDWYLKNVWPEHFFPADDRFFGKIRNKKSGLCFKRPSSKTYHQPVGRVLLEECSYTHYPMQYFVFTEEGFIKTDEAICLDSPESQADTNVVMIACNELPRQKWRYDPKLHVIMHKKTKMCLDLPSQHSPQGITLQRCNGGSSQQWTMEAVDWKKVT, from the exons ATGTCCGATATCGTAGCCACCACGATGCCAAGAGTTCTTCCTCGTCTGGACCGACGCCTGAAGCGGTGCTCGGCGCTAGTCGCTCTGAGCGTGATGCTGTGCGCCTTCTTCCTTGTGGTCACCTTGCACCAGACGGGGCTTGAAGACGATGACGCCGACGTGCGCCGTTGGATCCGTCGCAGCGCTCATCACAAAGAGTACATCGATAGGCGTGGCATCCATGTCATCGTCGGGCATTACATGGGCAAGGATATGCCCTGGGAGACCACGCCGAATCTAACGGATG AAATACTCAACGCTAATGAATTTTCCCCGGTGAAGAACGCGGGTGAAAATGGGCAAGCCGTGTTCGCCTTGCCTCACGAAAACGCCAAAATGAAGACTCTGTTTCACGTCAATCGATTCAACCTTCTAGTCAGCGATAAGATCGCACTCAACCGCAGCTTGCCCGATGTGCGCAAAAAGAC CTGCAAGAAGATGCCTTTCAACAGCAGTGACCTGCCTGATACGAGCGTTATTATCGTGTTCCACAATGAAGCGTGGTCTACACTTCTAAGGACGGTTCATTCGGTGATCAACAGATCGCCTCGCAGATTGCTAAGGGAGATCATTTTAGTGGACGATGCGAGTGAACGAC GGTTCTTGAAGCGGCCGCTCGACTCGTACGTCTCCAAGCTACCTGTGCCAAGCAGAGTAATCAGGGCTATCAACCGAACGGGACTTATCAGGGCTCGCCTTCTGGGAGCAAGGGTAGCTAAAGGCAGGGCACTAACGTTCCTCGATGCCCACTGCGAATGCACCAAGGGATGGTTGGAGCCCCTCTTGGCGAGGGTCGCAGAAGACAA AACGAGAGTGGTGTGCCCCGTAATCGACATAATCCACGACGAGACATTTGCCTTCATCAGGAGCTTCGAGATGCACTGGGGCGCCTTCAACTGGGAGCTCCATTTTCGCTGGTTTCCAGTCAGTGAACGGGAACtaaaacgaaggaaaggaatTCCCACGGAGCCCATCAA GACACCAGTGATGGCTGGAGGTCTGTTCACCATTGACAGAGATTACTTCTATGATCTCGGTTCGTACGACGACCAAATGAATATCTGGGGAGGAGAGAACATGGAACTCTCGTTCAGG GTGTGGCAGTGTGGGGGTTCTGTCGAGATCGTGCCCTGCTCCCACGTGGCCCATCTTTTCCGGCGGTCTTCCCCTTACTCTTTTCCACACCCATCTGGGGTCGGCGGCATCCTTTACAACAATCTTGCTCGCGTGGCTAATGTCTGGATGGACGACTGGGCCGCTTTCTACTTCAACATGAACCGAG AAGCAAACAAGATCGGTCGCAAGCAAGACGTCTCTGCCAGGAGAGAACTGCGGCAGCGACTACGCTGCAAGAGCTTCGACTGGTACCTCAAGAACGTGTGGCCCGAGCACTTCTTTCCCGCAGACGATAGGTTCTTTGGCAAG ATCCGTAATAAGAAGAGCGGGCTCTGCTTCAAACGGCCGAGCTCTAAAACCTACCATCAGCCTGTCGGACGGGTGCTTCTTGAAGAATGTTCCTACACGCATTATCCAATGCAG TACTTTGTATTTACCGAAGAAGGATTCATCAAAACAGATGAAGCGATATGCCTAGACTCCCCTGAATCACAGGCAGACACCAATGTTGTGATGATTGCGTGCAATGAACTGCCGAGGCAAAAATGGAGATATGACCCAAAG CTGCACGTAATCATGCACAAGAAGACGAAGATGTGCCTGGACCTCCCCAGTCAACACAGTCCACAAGGCATTACGTTGCAGCGTTGTAATGGAGGTAGCAGTCAACAATGGACCATGGAAGCAGTTGATTGGAAGAAAGTCACATGA